From a region of the Salvelinus fontinalis isolate EN_2023a chromosome 13, ASM2944872v1, whole genome shotgun sequence genome:
- the LOC129868557 gene encoding tubulin polymerization-promoting protein family member 3-like, which produces MAEGSVSEAEVETAFKKFAIHGDTKANGKEMNGKNFAKLCKDCRVIDGKNVTATDVDIVFTKVKAKTARVITFEQFSQALSELAPKRFKGKGQEEALQQLYGLIAGKEPSNAGVTKVAKAAAVDRLTNTTKFTGAHKERFDETGKGKGKAGREEIPDASGYVGAYKGKGTYEDKVKEA; this is translated from the exons ATGGCAGAGGGCTCAGTATCAGAAGCAGAGGTGGAGACGGCCTTCAAGAAGTTTGCCATTCATGGGGACACCAAGGCTAATGGGAAGGAGATGAATGGCAAGAACTTTGCCAAACTCTGCAAGGACTGCCGGGTCATCGACGGCAAGAACGTCACCGCCACCGACGTGGACATCGTCTTCACTAAAGTCAA GGCGAAGACAGCTCGTGTGATCACCTTTGAGCAATTCAGCCAGGCCCTGTCAGAGTTGGCCCCAAAACGTTTTAAAGGGAAGGGCCAGGAGGAGGCGCTGCAGCAGCTCTATGGCCTCATAGCAGGGAAGGAGCCCTCCAACGCGGGCGTCACT AAAGTGGCCAAGGCAGCGGCGGTGGACAGACTGACAAACACCACCAAATTCACGGGGGCACACAAGGAGCGTTTTGACGAGACTGGCAAAGGGAAGGGCAAGGCTGGGCGAGAGGAGATCCCAGATGCCAGTGGCTATGTGGGGGCCTACAAGGGGAAGGGCACCTATGAGGATAAGGTCAAGGAAGCATAG
- the LOC129868550 gene encoding tripartite motif-containing protein 16-like isoform X2: MQPGFKADMLRDPVTISCGDTYCLECIKIYWDQYDHLGVYSCPQCRATFSPRPVLRRNVPNVTQELELQPLPYLQRDSLCDFCVGRRSKAVKSCLMCLAYYCETHVKPHYESATFKRHKLVDETGHLDRKICPQHQKGLELFCRSDQMCICVLCTVREHRRHNIISAEEERAEKQKNLAVTQSEVQHIIQERMKELQELRHNVDVLKSNAQRVISDSDKIFSEMLQAVERWHVEVSQLTKANMQVAMSQAEGYVERLEQEILELQRKDVELRQILDTEDNIHFLQSFPTLCVPPEPTVPKVLINPQFSFGEITKTATDMKEHLDDICKKELSQISKLVSDTPVYILSPRGGDKQFKAPSRADFQEPKTRADFLRYSCPLTFDPNTAYKELVLFEGNHKVMRKKTVQFYPDHPERFDGFSQVLCRESLGGFRYYWEAEWSGEFSIGVAYKSISRKSKNSHSLLGYNDKSWSLLCSDSGYSAWHNKMDKDLPEAPRATRVGVYLDYTANTVAFYSVSEAMELIHKFKAQFSEPLYAGFGVGSSVSLCQLKENLQPYRAQ; the protein is encoded by the exons atgcagcctggattcaaagcAG ACATGCTGCGAGACCCCGTCACCATCTCCTGTGGAGACACCTACTGCCTGGAGTGCATCAAGATCTACTGGGACCAGTACGACCACCTGGGGGTGTACAGCTGCCCCCAGTGCCGGGCCACTTTCAGCCCTCGCCCCGTGCTGAGGCGCAATGTGCCCAACGTGACCCAGGAGCTTGAGCTGCAGCCCTTGCCCTACCTCCAGAGGGATTCACTGTGTGACTTCTGTGTAGGCCGCCGCAGCAAGGCTGTCAAGTCCTGCCTGATGTGCCTGGCCTACTACTGCGAGACACACGTCAAGCCTCACTACGAGTCGGCCACCTTCAAGAGGCACAAGCTGGTAGATGAGACGGGTCACCTGGACAGGAAAATCTGTCCGCAGCACCAGAAGGGCCTGGAGCTGTTCTGTCGCTCTGACCAGATGTGTATCTGTGTGCTGTGTACCGTCAGGGAGCACCGCAGGCACAACATCATCTCTGCTGAGGAGGAGCGAGCTGAGAAACAG AAAAACCTGGCAgtgacccagtctgaggtccagcaCATCATTCAGGAGCGGATGAAGGAACTGCAGGAGTTGAGACACAATGTTGACGTTCTCAAG AGCAATGCCCAGCGGGTGATATCGGACAGTGATAAGATCTTCAGTGAGATGTTGCAGGCAGTGGAGCGATGGCACGTTGAGGTGAGCCAGCTGACCAAGGCCAACATGCAGGTGGCCATGTCACAGGCTGAGGGATACGTGGAGCGGCTGGAGCAGGAGATCCTGGAGCTGCAGCGCAAAGATGTTGAGCTGCGCCAGATCCTGGACACAGAGGACAACATCCACTTCCTACAG AGTTTCCCCACGCTGTGTGTTCCTCCTGAGCCCACGGTGCCCAAAGTACTAATCAACCCCCAGTTCTCCTTCGGAGAAATCACGAAGACTGCCACCGACATGAAGGAGCATCTAGATGACATCTGTAAGAAGGAGCTGAGCCAAATCTCCAAGCTAG TAAGTGATACCCCTGTGTACATACTTTCACCAAGAGGTGGAGACAAACAATTCAAAG CACCCTCCAGGGCAGATTTTCAGGAACCCAAAACTAGAGCAGACTTCTTGAGAT ATTCCTGTCCGCTCACCTTTGACCCCAACACAGCCTACAAAGAACTGGTTCTGTTTGAGGGGAACCACAAAGTAATGCGGAAGAAGACAGTCCAGTTTTACCCGGACCACCCCGAGCGATTCGATGGCTTCTCCCAGGTTCTATGCAGGGAGTCACTGGGTGGGTTCAGGTACTACTGGGAAGCAGAGTGGAGCGGGGAGTTCTCCATCGGAGTGGCCTACAAGAGCATAAGCCGCAAGAGTAAGAACTCTCACAGTCTGCTGGGCTACAACGACAAGTCCTGGAGCCTGCTCTGCTCTGACTCGGGCTACTCCGCATGGCACAACAAGATGGATAAAGACCTGCCAGAGGCCCCGCGGGCCACACGGGTTGGAGTGTACCTGGACTACACTGCCAACACGGTGGCCTTCTACTCTGTGTCAGAGGCCATGGAGCTGATCCACAAATTCAAGGCCCAGTTCTCTGAGCCCCTGTATGCAGGCTTTGGAGTGGGTTCTTCCGTGTCCCTCTGCCAACTAAAGGAGAACCTCCAACCTTACCGAGCACAGTGA
- the LOC129868550 gene encoding tripartite motif-containing protein 16-like isoform X1 yields MAESNFPLPPDGYTCLLCADMLRDPVTISCGDTYCLECIKIYWDQYDHLGVYSCPQCRATFSPRPVLRRNVPNVTQELELQPLPYLQRDSLCDFCVGRRSKAVKSCLMCLAYYCETHVKPHYESATFKRHKLVDETGHLDRKICPQHQKGLELFCRSDQMCICVLCTVREHRRHNIISAEEERAEKQKNLAVTQSEVQHIIQERMKELQELRHNVDVLKSNAQRVISDSDKIFSEMLQAVERWHVEVSQLTKANMQVAMSQAEGYVERLEQEILELQRKDVELRQILDTEDNIHFLQSFPTLCVPPEPTVPKVLINPQFSFGEITKTATDMKEHLDDICKKELSQISKLVSDTPVYILSPRGGDKQFKAPSRADFQEPKTRADFLRYSCPLTFDPNTAYKELVLFEGNHKVMRKKTVQFYPDHPERFDGFSQVLCRESLGGFRYYWEAEWSGEFSIGVAYKSISRKSKNSHSLLGYNDKSWSLLCSDSGYSAWHNKMDKDLPEAPRATRVGVYLDYTANTVAFYSVSEAMELIHKFKAQFSEPLYAGFGVGSSVSLCQLKENLQPYRAQ; encoded by the exons ATGGCTGAGTCTAACTTCCCCCTGCCTCCAGATGGCTACACATGTCTTCTGTGTGCAGACATGCTGCGAGACCCCGTCACCATCTCCTGTGGAGACACCTACTGCCTGGAGTGCATCAAGATCTACTGGGACCAGTACGACCACCTGGGGGTGTACAGCTGCCCCCAGTGCCGGGCCACTTTCAGCCCTCGCCCCGTGCTGAGGCGCAATGTGCCCAACGTGACCCAGGAGCTTGAGCTGCAGCCCTTGCCCTACCTCCAGAGGGATTCACTGTGTGACTTCTGTGTAGGCCGCCGCAGCAAGGCTGTCAAGTCCTGCCTGATGTGCCTGGCCTACTACTGCGAGACACACGTCAAGCCTCACTACGAGTCGGCCACCTTCAAGAGGCACAAGCTGGTAGATGAGACGGGTCACCTGGACAGGAAAATCTGTCCGCAGCACCAGAAGGGCCTGGAGCTGTTCTGTCGCTCTGACCAGATGTGTATCTGTGTGCTGTGTACCGTCAGGGAGCACCGCAGGCACAACATCATCTCTGCTGAGGAGGAGCGAGCTGAGAAACAG AAAAACCTGGCAgtgacccagtctgaggtccagcaCATCATTCAGGAGCGGATGAAGGAACTGCAGGAGTTGAGACACAATGTTGACGTTCTCAAG AGCAATGCCCAGCGGGTGATATCGGACAGTGATAAGATCTTCAGTGAGATGTTGCAGGCAGTGGAGCGATGGCACGTTGAGGTGAGCCAGCTGACCAAGGCCAACATGCAGGTGGCCATGTCACAGGCTGAGGGATACGTGGAGCGGCTGGAGCAGGAGATCCTGGAGCTGCAGCGCAAAGATGTTGAGCTGCGCCAGATCCTGGACACAGAGGACAACATCCACTTCCTACAG AGTTTCCCCACGCTGTGTGTTCCTCCTGAGCCCACGGTGCCCAAAGTACTAATCAACCCCCAGTTCTCCTTCGGAGAAATCACGAAGACTGCCACCGACATGAAGGAGCATCTAGATGACATCTGTAAGAAGGAGCTGAGCCAAATCTCCAAGCTAG TAAGTGATACCCCTGTGTACATACTTTCACCAAGAGGTGGAGACAAACAATTCAAAG CACCCTCCAGGGCAGATTTTCAGGAACCCAAAACTAGAGCAGACTTCTTGAGAT ATTCCTGTCCGCTCACCTTTGACCCCAACACAGCCTACAAAGAACTGGTTCTGTTTGAGGGGAACCACAAAGTAATGCGGAAGAAGACAGTCCAGTTTTACCCGGACCACCCCGAGCGATTCGATGGCTTCTCCCAGGTTCTATGCAGGGAGTCACTGGGTGGGTTCAGGTACTACTGGGAAGCAGAGTGGAGCGGGGAGTTCTCCATCGGAGTGGCCTACAAGAGCATAAGCCGCAAGAGTAAGAACTCTCACAGTCTGCTGGGCTACAACGACAAGTCCTGGAGCCTGCTCTGCTCTGACTCGGGCTACTCCGCATGGCACAACAAGATGGATAAAGACCTGCCAGAGGCCCCGCGGGCCACACGGGTTGGAGTGTACCTGGACTACACTGCCAACACGGTGGCCTTCTACTCTGTGTCAGAGGCCATGGAGCTGATCCACAAATTCAAGGCCCAGTTCTCTGAGCCCCTGTATGCAGGCTTTGGAGTGGGTTCTTCCGTGTCCCTCTGCCAACTAAAGGAGAACCTCCAACCTTACCGAGCACAGTGA